In Lepus europaeus isolate LE1 chromosome 8, mLepTim1.pri, whole genome shotgun sequence, a single genomic region encodes these proteins:
- the LOC133765596 gene encoding vesicle transport protein GOT1B-like, whose amino-acid sequence MISLTDTQKIGMGLTGFGMFFLFFGMILFFDKALLAIGNVLFVAGLAFVIGLERTFRFFFQKHKMKATGFFLGGVFVVLIGWPLIGMIFEIYGLFLLFRGFFPVVVGFIRRVPVLGSLLNLPGIRSFVDKVGESNNMV is encoded by the coding sequence ATGATCTCCTTAACAGACACCCAGAAAATTGGAATGGGATTAACAGGATTTGGAATGTTTTTCCTGTTCTTTGGAATGATTCTCTTTTTTGACAAAGCACTTCTGGCTATTGGAAATGTTTTGTTTGTGGCTGGCTTGGCTTTTGTAATTGGCTTAGAAAGAACATTCAGATTCTTCTtccaaaaacataaaatgaaagctACTGGATTTTTCCTGGGTGGTGTATTTGTAGTCCTCATCGGTTGGCCTTTGATAGGCATGATCTTTGAAATTTATGGATTGTTTCTCTTATTCAGGGGCTTCTTTCCTGTGGTGGTTGGCTTTATTAGAAGAGTGCCAGTTCTTGGATCCCTCTTAAATTTACCTGGAATTAGATCATTTGTAGATAAAGTTGGAGAAAGCAACAATATGGTATAA